One region of Drosophila teissieri strain GT53w chromosome 2L, Prin_Dtei_1.1, whole genome shotgun sequence genomic DNA includes:
- the LOC122623649 gene encoding uncharacterized protein LOC122623649 produces the protein MSSDQKNERRSSVNPRNGCYSYFSTRDIDQNQKSTKSNSTLLTVDSKRASSCSPSLLTPTPASWSYQCQTPSPPDSLKEAPTTSSAKISAANSPPIIKPTTNTASSVPTAAQQNKMATKTVSLDKQQAVPAIQTGMDRYIQIKRKLSPPNTVSNKPKINRTNKSTDQTRSSNENRFSILAEADNNQPELGQETQRKPKPPPIYIREKSSSALVNKIVALRYRSKSEVDKEQLDSTDRRQQESQLLLTLSAHPDSRIMELPMPNPITAGFAEGSSNNKQC, from the exons atgagcagcgatcAAAAGAATGAGCGTAGAAGCTCCGTCAACCCAAGAAATGGTTGCTACTCCTATTTCTCAACAAGAGATATAGATCAAAATCAGAAGTCGACAAAGAGCAACTCGACTCTACTGACCGTCGACAGCAAGAGAGCCAGCTCTTGCTCACCCTCTCTGCTCACCCCGACTCCCGCATCATGGAGTTACCAATGCCAAACCCCATCACCGCCGGATTCGCTGAAGGAagctccaacaacaagcagtgcTAAAATTTCTGCAGCAAACTCACCACcaataattaaaccaactaCCAATACTGCGAGTTCGGTCCCAACggccgcacaacaaaataaaatggcaactaaAACAGTTAGCCTCGATAAGCAACAAGCGGTCCCGGCTATACAGACCGGTATGGACCGCTACATCCAGATTAAGCGCAAGCTTAGTCCACCCAACACGGTTAgcaataaaccaaagatcAATCGAACCAACAAAAGCACCGATCAAACGAGGAGCTCCAATGAAAACCGATTCTCCATCTTAGCAGAGGCGGACAACAACCAACCAGAGTTGGGGCAGGAGACCCAAAGGAAACCTAAGCCCCCACCTATTTACATaagggaaaaaagttcaagcgccctggtcaacaaaattgttgcgctg AGATATAGATCAAAATCAGAAGTCGACAAAGAGCAACTCGACTCTACTGACCGTCGACAGCAAGAGAGCCAGCTCTTGCTCACCCTCTCTGCTCACCCCGACTCCCGCATCATGGAGTTACCAATGCCAAACCCCATCACCGCCGGATTCGCTGAAGGAagctccaacaacaagcagtgcTAA